A window of Pyrinomonadaceae bacterium genomic DNA:
GACCGCTGGTATCCTTAGTATCTTTCTCAGTTGTCACTTTTCAGGCAATGTGCAGACGTGCTCGTTGAGAGTGCATGAGTCTAACACAGGCAACAACGGGTCTCACGTGATAAGTATGAGTGTAATGAGAGATCCGAAACTTGGTTCAGACCTGCGGTTGTAATTTGGGTTGTACGGCTGATCTTGCAGCCATCAAAACCACCACAGCTCCCTTCGGCGGTAGAATCCTTGTGGACTTCGTGGCCACGAAAGGTCGCGCGCAATTCCAGAAAACCAGAGGTCAGAGATCAGAGGTCAGCAAGCAGAAGGCAACGGCAGACGGCAGGAGGCAGAACGCAGAACTCAGAAGTCAGAATCTTACTCCAGCGACGCGGCCACCACCGGCCACATCTTTTCGGCCCAGAGATCGTAACCAGCGTCAGAGGGATGGAAGCCATCCCGCGAAAAGTATTCAGGGTGTTGTTGTAACTCTTCGTGCGTAAATTGATAGATGTCAAAGAGTTGAACGGCCCGCTTATTCGCGACCTCGCGTAGCCGCGCGTTGAATTGCTCAATCATCGCTTGCATCTGGATGCGAACTACCGCCGGAACGTGTCTTGAGCTGGAGAGGTCAGGAATATTAGAGATCACCACCGTCGCGTCGGTTTCACTCGTTAGTCGGACCAGTATTTCATCGTAATTCGCCGCAAATCGTTCTGCCGAAACGCCACGTCTGATGTCGTTAACCCCGACGCTGATTGTTATGAGCTGAGGTTTTGCCGCAACTGTCTTTTCAATTTGGCGCGAGACATCGGCCGTGGTGCCGCCGCTCAGTGAGTAGTTATGGAGCTTTGATCCCGGGCGCACCTGCTCTAGCTTCCGGGACAGGACAGGCACATAGCCGCCCCGAGTTCCTCCGACACCGATCCCGGTTGAATCTCCAAGTGCAACGTAAGTGATCGGTCCGGCAATCATAGGTTTTCTTTGTTGGCTCTCTACCGTTCGTTCTGCGTCTTTAGTGACGGCAGGGTTTCGCGAAAGACAACCGGCGGCCGTCATTGAAAGCATAATCAACAGCAATGCTGATCTCATCGAAGGAACCAAACTTATCCACAGATTACTCTAGAACAGTGGGCAGTGAGCAGTGGGCAGTGGGCAGTGGGCGGTGAGCAGTGAGCAGTGGGCGGTGAGCAGAAGTGCGCGGAGCGCACGGCAGCATAAAGCCCGGGCGTAAGCCCCGGGAAAGTGTCGAGTTTGAATCAAGAGCCCGCGAAGCGGGCGGCAGATGTTGCGTCGAACGGCCTGTCGCCCGCTCCGCGGGCTTGGCTTTAGTTTGTAAATCGCGATCCTGGGGTTTGCTCGTCCCGATACATCGGGACTCGCTGCACCCCAGGCCGGGGTCCCCAGCCGAGCATCTCGGCTGGGGTGGAAGTCTTTATGCTGACGTGCGCTCCGCGCACTGCAGGGAGCTCATTTCACTGGCAGCCTGTTAGTAATGAAATCCGCAACTCGGCTGGCGCCAGGTGGGTCAATGTTTGCCAACACTGCGATTACGTAGCCTGGGCCGGGGCAGATCTTGAGTTCGCCATTCATGCCCGGGGCGCCGCCACCGTGCCCGAAACACCGCGTGCCGTTAATCACCGAATCCTGGAACCCATAAGCGTACTTACTACCACCCGGTGTATCAACCTTCCCGGTCGTCAGCATTTCCGTATATTGCGCATTGAGCAGTTTGTGCGTTTGCAGCGCGGTCGCAAACTTCAATAGATCTTCCACCGTTGAATAGCCACCGCCCGCGGAAGTTCCGCGGTAGGGCAGAGTGTCAGTGTTGGGCCGCAAGCCCGCGCCACCGAATCGCGTGTAGCCCATGCTTCGGTCCGCCACGAGTTGCTCTTCCGGTTCAGAGGCAGTCCCGGTCATTCCGGCCGGCTTGAAGATGTGATCACGCACGTAGTCGTAATAACTTTGACCGCTGACTTTTTCGACTAATACACCGAGCAGAAGAAAACCGTAGTTGCTGTACTGCCAGCGACTGCCCGCCGCGAACCCCGGTGCGCGATTACCATAGAGCTTCACATAATCCTGCAAAGTCTTTAGTTCAAGACGATTCTTGTCGAACTCAGGACCAAAGATGTCGCCCGTGCCTCCGGTGTGTGACAGCAGCTGTTCGATGGTTACCTTTGAAGCAACGTCTTTATTCGGATAGTCGGTCAGGTAGTTGCCGAAGGGCGCTTTCAAATCGAGTTTCCCTTTTTGCACGAGTTGAAGCGCGGCAACCGCGGTGAACATCTTGTTCATTGAGCCGATTCGGAAGCGCGTTTTCAAAGTGTTCGCGGTTTTCTTTTCGCGATCTGCCAGCCCGTACGCTTGAGAGAAAACAGTCTTACCGTACCTGGCGACCAGAACGGCACCGGAAAAACGATCAGCCGCCGCGGCGTCGTCGAGATTCTTTTTTAAGGCAGTAATGAGTTCGCTCTCGCTCAAATGAGGAAGGGCAAATTCCGCCGGTCGGGGAATCGGTTGCAGGTCGAGTCTGGTCATCTGGTGGGGCGCGGTGGCATTCACCTCAACGGTCAGCCGGACAAACCGATCAGTATTACGTTCTTCGGCGAGGACGACGAGCTTTGCCGGGGTCGACTCCTCGATCTTCTTCAGTGCGAGGCCGCCAACCGCTTGCCGCGATTCCATGTGCTGAGCAGCTCGTTC
This region includes:
- a CDS encoding SGNH/GDSL hydrolase family protein, whose product is MRSALLLIMLSMTAAGCLSRNPAVTKDAERTVESQQRKPMIAGPITYVALGDSTGIGVGGTRGGYVPVLSRKLEQVRPGSKLHNYSLSGGTTADVSRQIEKTVAAKPQLITISVGVNDIRRGVSAERFAANYDEILVRLTSETDATVVISNIPDLSSSRHVPAVVRIQMQAMIEQFNARLREVANKRAVQLFDIYQFTHEELQQHPEYFSRDGFHPSDAGYDLWAEKMWPVVAASLE
- a CDS encoding serine hydrolase domain-containing protein yields the protein MKHRNHLLLAVIALLFIAPACLAQTQFPDTPAGNQTKAWLDAFNAGDLEKYKEFLSKNLPARLERAAQHMESRQAVGGLALKKIEESTPAKLVVLAEERNTDRFVRLTVEVNATAPHQMTRLDLQPIPRPAEFALPHLSESELITALKKNLDDAAAADRFSGAVLVARYGKTVFSQAYGLADREKKTANTLKTRFRIGSMNKMFTAVAALQLVQKGKLDLKAPFGNYLTDYPNKDVASKVTIEQLLSHTGGTGDIFGPEFDKNRLELKTLQDYVKLYGNRAPGFAAGSRWQYSNYGFLLLGVLVEKVSGQSYYDYVRDHIFKPAGMTGTASEPEEQLVADRSMGYTRFGGAGLRPNTDTLPYRGTSAGGGYSTVEDLLKFATALQTHKLLNAQYTEMLTTGKVDTPGGSKYAYGFQDSVINGTRCFGHGGGAPGMNGELKICPGPGYVIAVLANIDPPGASRVADFITNRLPVK